The DNA window aggtcCTTGTTGCCCTGAGCGAGGAGCTTGGCGGCTTTGTCGAGTATGTCGGCGGTCCCCAGTGGGGTCACGTTCTGCTGTCTCCCCTCGAGAACCTTGCTTCTATCGAGGAGCCCGTCGTTCGCGACAAGGTAAACGAACACGCCGTTCTTTTAATCGCCCCCCCCCCCGACACTGACTGTCAACGCAGGCCGTCGAGTCTCTGAACAAGATTTGCACCGAGctttcttctcaacaagtCGAGGAATATTTCATTCCCCTCACAATTCGCCTCGCCAAGGCCGATTGGTTCACATCAAAGGTCTCGGGCTGTGGCCTCTTCACAAGTCCGTACAACAAAGTCTCCCCGCCCGTCCAAGAGCAGCTGCGCCAGCAGTTTGGCCTGCTGGTTCACGATGAGACACCCATGGTCCGTCGCCAGGCTGCCACCAATCTCGCCAAGTTTGTCAAGGAGATGCCCGCCACCATCGTTGTCGACGAAATGATACCCCTCTTCCAACACCTCGCGCAAGATGATCAGGATAGCGTCCGATTACTCACAGTCGAGGTTCTCATCTCTATTGCTGAAGCCGTTCCCAAGGAGCAACAGGCCAGCCATGGTGTGTTGCTGACAGCTCTGCGCAATTTGATAGAGGACAAGAGTTGGAGAGTCCGATACATGATCGCGGATCGGTTCGAGAAGGTTCGCAACATCTGCCGCCTCTTATTTTCCTTGCTGATGCTAATTTTTACAGATTGCTAAGGCGGTAGACGAGGAGGTTGTTTCTAGAGACCTCGTTCCCGCATTCGTAAAACTTCTCAAGGACAACGAGGCCGAGGTACGAACCGCTATTGCTGGCCAGATTCCCGGCTTCTGTGCTCTTGTGGATCGTAACGTGctcctcaacgacatcatGGGCAGTAttgaggatcttgtctcGGATACATCTCAACACGTCCGTGCTGCGCTTGGTACCCAGATCAGTGGCTTGGCCCCTATCCTTGGAAAGCAAGAGTACGTCAGTCAGTCTTTTCGAACAGGGACTCGATTCTAATTTCCCTCTTAGAACTATCGACCACCTTCTCCCTATGTTCCTCCAGATGCTTAAGGACGAGTTCCCGGAGGTTAGGCTccacatcatctccaagcttGAGCTCGTGAATCAAGGTCAGTCACAAACCTCATTGTGTATGATATGAAGCTCACGAAACGCAGTCATCGGTATCGACCTCCTCTCACAGTCACTTCTTCCCGCAATTGTACAACTCGCCGAGGATAAGCAATGGCGAGTAAGACTTGCGATTATCGAGTACATCCCTCTCCTCGCCAGTCAATTGGGCGTTCAATTCTTCGATGAGAAGCTCAGCAATTTGTGCATGGGTTGGCTGGGAGATACCGTTTTCTCAATTCGTGAAGCCGCTACTCACAAcctgaagaagctcactgaggtctttggtgttgagtggGCCAGCGAGGCTATCATCCCCAAGGTTATGGCTATGGGTAACCACCCTAACTACCTTTACAGGATGACCACCTGCTTCGCTATTTCGGTGATTACCCACCTTGCCTGAAACTGTGAGCCCAAACTGACTCTTTTGCAGACATTGGCGAGCGTTGTGAGCATGGATGTGATTGCTAAGTCGATCCTCCCTATGCTCGACAAGCTGGTCACTGACGATATCCCCAACATCCGTTTCAACGTGGCCAAGACATACCGCGTTCTCATCAATGTGCTTCGACGTCTGCCAGACGAGGGTACCCTGTATGACCTGGAGAAGCAGGGCAGTGAGATCACACCGTCGCCTCGGGGCTCGGAGCTGATCCAACAACGAGTTGTTCCTAACCTGGAGAAGTTGCAAAAGGACGACGACGTGGATGTGCGATATTTTGCGACGACAGCAGCTGCCGAGATCTCGGGACCCATTGCTGGCGGGGAGCCTATGAATACATCGCCATAGATGAGAGACGTAATGAAGCAATAATCATTGTCGAGACAGATTTTGTCTGCTTTTTGTTTTGTCCCGTCCATATCACTACAGAAAGAGAGAAGGACAGGCAGAAGCCTATGAAGTCGTATGTTGCATATTAGAAGCTGCTAGTTGGAGCCGGACATTGCCCCGCTGAGTTGAGTCGAGATGAGAAAGGGGAAATGTTCGTCAAAAGATGCAATAAACAAAAGCTTGACGCGGATCCTCTGGAAGGGGTAAGGAGATGAGCTCAGATGAAGCTTTGGGGTCACGAAAATGGGGAGTCCAAGAGGGATAGTCCAAGCATTGACACGAGTCCAAATACCATTGTATGATACAACAAGAGCTCTCAGAGGTGAATGATATTGACTGTTTAGAATAGGTGCTGGAGGCAGCACAGAGTGATGATGGGTatctttctttgttcttcaaaCTACACTGCATCTACTATGTCTTTTATACCCTACGGAAGCAGAGCGTACTGATTGTTTGGCCTTTGTGGCCTCCAAAGCTGAAGGAACGATACTCAACTCTGCCAACGACTTGGAACCCTTCTTCGCTGGTCTTTTCGAACCAGCCTCTCAGCTCCGTCTCGGTCCAGTTGCAGCTTGTcaccaagaagatgccaCCCTTTCGAACAAGGGGTAGCACTCGCTCTCGATAACATTCACATAGCCGTCGTCCTTGGGCATCTTTCTCGTCGCTCAGAGAGATGGCATCGAAGGTGCCCTTGTCCAGCACCACATCCCAGCCCTCGATCTGCTCGCCGTTGAGGACAGGGCTGTATGGTCCAGCTATAAGATCCCACTCTTCAAATTCGACAGGCTTCTCAAGGTCGTCTTTTGTGGTGGTAATTTGTCGCGCTAGTGCAATACTTTGTGGGCTGTAGTCCACGCCAAGAGCTCGTGCAGACCAATCCTCTTGGcggagggagaagagaagagaaccGTTGCCGcagccaagatcgaggaagGTGGTGGTGTCGTGGGAGAGGACAGGCGAGTCTGGGTCAGAGGGGTCGATCAGACCGTCAAGGAACTCGAGGATCTTTGCTTCAGCATCTGAATCGTCAAACCAAACAGTTCCTATGTCGGAGGGATCAGCAGCATGGTTTGTTATCTCATTCGTGTAAAGGTCATCCCAGCTGTTTGGGGAAGAGTGTTAGTCTGCAGTTTGAGAGAGACGGGCCAAGGGAGAGGGTACTATTGTTTTGTGCCAAGCTTTGACGGCTCAAGGTGCTGGGGCTTTCCATTTGAGGACATTGTGGAAGACTGGTTTCGGGCTCGGAGAGGAATGAAGCTATTCAGAATCTTTTGATCCATTGACATTAACGGTGACAATGATGGCATATTTTGTGGTGGGGTTATCGAAGAAAAGTCCGAAAGGAGCAGGCGGTGAAAGGGGTAATTCTTCATGTGCTAACGTAGGTAGGCAGCTACAGGCACCTGCTCAAACTTAGAGATTATGAGATGCCCATGATAGATTCaggtacctactaggtaCTAGGTACTAGAGCCAAGGTGGTaggttagtacctaggtactaaggttagtaggtacctgATGTTCATACAAGCCGAGTCGAGGTGTTCGAAATCCATCAAACATGTCACGAATTCCCTCAGAATAGTTTTAGTAGTGGCACAGAACCCAGAACTGAAGTTCTTGTAGACACTTCTTAAGTATAAAGCTCATATCTTACCTCGAGGATACAAAGACTAGTAATATATAGGCAGACAGGCGTCACTGATGAACTTGATAGGGTTGTCTGTACGAGGTACTGTAAATTGGTTCTAGCAAGGCGTAAACTCTTGATGTAATGGATCTCTTCAACTACCCGTTGTCAGGTACTTCTAGAACGCAATATGTGCAACAATGTGTATACCCTGCTGCAACAGCGATCCCACAACCTAAACAGACTACAAATCGAGGACGGGTTCGTAGTAGATAGAGCACGGCCTACTCCCTACTTCGACGACCACGTAACGAACCTAACGTAACTTAACTTTCCCTTTACCGNNNNNNNNNNNNNNNNNNNNGGGGGGGGGGGGTGGCCGAGAGCCGTCCCTGTATGAGTATTTATCATTCGATCATTATGATCATGCATACCTTATTCCTGATATCAACCGCACCGCAAAATCATTCAAGTTTCCAAACACCAGGCCCCGTATAAGTTAAAAGTTTGTTCGTCTTGTCGCGCGACGATGGTTATCGCTCGTCCAATCAATTGCCGGACGAGTAACGTAACAGCAAAGCCCCATAAGCAATAtgtgtgtgtatgtatgAATGTGAGAAACAGAAACACAAATCAGGCCTAACTTAGTAGAAAGACTCGACCATGGTGTCCTTCATGCTcgtgttgatgttgctgggGCCTTGACCCTCGCCGAGGCGGAACACACTCTCGATAACGCTGAGCTCCGTTGCAGTTGTGTCGAGACCAGTCACGGCGAGCCAGTCGTTGACGACCATTCCAGCGCCAACAACGTTAGAACCACGGTTGACACTACCGGCGACGAGAGGAACCTGAAGCAAGCTGGACAATTCGTCCTGATCTTGGATAGGAGTCTTGGGATGCACGAGACCACCCTGGTTAGACAAGCTCATGTAGCTGCCCACCAGGACATTGTCTGCAACAGTCTGACGGAATACTTCCACACCGAGGACATCTGCGATAATCTCTTCTGTTTCACGTTCCAGATCAGGGTGCACAAGAGCGATGTGATCGTTTGTGACGATGACGTTTCCGAGAGCTGACAAGCGCTCCTCTATACGCTGGATACGGACTGAATCGGGAAGTGAATTTCTCAAGTGCTGCAGCTCCTGGTcggttgtggttgtgggAACGAGAAGACCCTTTCGGTTGCCAGCGGTCATACGGCCAATGATACGGGTGCCAGCGATTGTGGTTCGCACAGTAGGAATGATATCTTGGAGTTCAGCTTCAAAGACACTGCAAGATGTCAGCATGAAACTAGTTGTCAAGATAGGTGAGGGGACTCTACCTGTAGAAGTTCTCACTGGCACCGAGAGCCACGAGGGCGTAGGAATTGGTCAAGGTGGAAAAGACACCGACCCTGGAGATTTCATGTCAGCATCCAGGTCTGATATTTCAATCTCATACACATTGTACAGCACAAGGCATATCATCCACAGAGGTAGATATGCGCCGCATAAGAAAGGCGGGGGCGGGGTGCTTGAAGCGCAGGGAGCTTCAATcaccagaagaaaagacaatAAAGATGACATACTCGTTGGAGTTCTCAAATTGAGCGCGTACGGCCATGATTGCTGTAGTGGTCTGGATCGTGCAAGTCGTAGTAGAGTCTAGAATTTTGGGGGTTTTGATGTAGTTGAAGATTGTTGGTATCGCAAAGTGGATGCTCGTCGTAGGTTTTTTTTCTTCGTCTGGTTGGTTTTGCTTTCTTGCCCCTCCTTCTATTTTTTTTGGGGGGGGGAGCGAGGGGGGCAGCTCTCGCCGTTATTTATGTAATGCGGTTTCTGGATCAGATAGTGGAGCTCAGGCAGTCAGCAACTCAAAGTTCCATACTTAGGTTGTCGCTCTTAGTGCACGTCTGAAAACAGTAATGAGCCTGATGACTCACTCGAAGCAAATTGCTAAGGAACCTCGCCACTATGGATTGGGCGGATAAGGCGAAAAGGATCCTGCTTAATAAATTCACAAGGTATCCGCATATGGATATTTGCTGCTGTGGGATGACTCGTTTGACAGGACATGACTCCTTGGCCGTTTATCAAgtgcctcctcttccagaagctAGGTGCCCTATCCCCAGGATCTTATGGGCCTCGTAGAATCCAGCCCTAGGTACTAAAGTTAGGTCTTTAGTTCCATAACAGGCAGCTTGGACCCTTCCAGGTTCGACTCATCTCGCATCGAGTCCAAATACGGTAAGTGATTGACTTATATCATCCATCCTAATCCAGGTCAGGCACCTTCATTATACATCCATGCTCAAATCGTTACGTGATTTGGAGCCTTTTTGTGACTCCAAACTGAATTTGTATATGTAGTCAGATGCCAATAGGAAATCCTTGTCGCATCATGAACTGCTCGTATCATGCTAACATGTATTTACAAAGAACAAAATAAGGGTCCGCATCCAGTATCCCtcataataataaaaagaacatcatcatgccGTTCGTGATCCTCTGTCCCATCTTGCCCTGTTTGGGGTCATGTTACCACGGCCCCTTAAACCCTCGGTCAACTCTCGGGCCCTGATTCTCTCTCCGGATATCTACTGTCGCCTCGCCATTTCAGCCAACACATGGCGCTGATTGCTCATTTCCCTGAGCTTCATCGTAATAGAGTTATCAATACTCAAAGTACTTGTCTTCACAGAGTCCAGACAGGCGCCTTCATCAGTACTTGTCTCCCTCGGACTTCCAACGCCATAAATCCTGCGAATCGCACCCTGTTCGAGTCCTTCGGCAGGGCCGCTACAAAAGTGTCCTTGTCAGCATCCTTCCTTGCGCTCTTTGAAGCATCGTTACCCTCCCCGCTCTCGGGCGGGGTTGCATTATTCAACGTACCAGTCTTAGCTTTGCCGCTCTTTTCATCGTCGCCGTTCTTGTCGTcgtcctctccctctcccttctGAGCCTCCAAGACTGGCAAAGCAGCCTTTTCAACCTCCATTACGTGTGGCTGGACGATCTCTCCGGGCAACGGGTAGGTAATGGCCACATCCCGACTCTCCAGGGGAAGGTTGGCTGCAATGCCCACCGCAAGCTCCACGATCATCGATGCGCTACCGTCCACGCCAGGTGGTGGCGGGTTGCAAAGAAACTGGTAAAGACAGCTTGTCAGGGACGCCGTTGACTTGGCGATAAATGCATTGCGATTATCGTTCGCAGCTGATGAGTTGAGCTGTCGATGCAAACCGTCCAATGATGTCATCCGCCAGCTCACAATCTTGTTCGTCAGGGCGTCGAACTCTTCCTGACTAGTCAAGGTATGCGTGTTGCTTCGAATGCCCAgctcaatctccttgagAGATTGGCTCAGCTGTGCATCTAACCCAGGGTGGAAACACTTGTTGAACACCTCCTCCATGATCCAACGTGAGATCACAGCGCGCCCAATGGCTGTCATCTCAGCCTTTCCTGTCTTGAGTGCTTCTGTGCTGACATACTTATCAAGCCATTGTGGTACGCACCGCCAATCTTTTCGAATGTTGAATGAAAGGTTGTTAATGGCACCATTGAGTCGGTTGAATCGTGTCGAGTATTCACTGTCATCGAGAGCGGTACGCGATTGCGACATGCGCTGGTTGGCGACTGCATTCTGGAGATGCACGATTTGGCCATTGAGGGCCTCAATCTGTCCCTTGCCATCAAAGTAGAGTCTCTTGACGTTCTTGTATTTAGTCACTGCAAATAATCAGTATGCTGTGCTCACTGCGGCTAGGCAGAGATTCTTCTGGTCTGTACTTACAAAGGTCCTTGAAAGACTTGTCATTTTCGCCAGCCTCAGCGGGGACTGCAGATACTGGCTGGGGGCTGTCCCTTCCTTGATCCACGGTTTGGCCCTCATATGGAGATGGGCGATCGCCACGGTAAGCCGGCGACTGGCCGGCCGACTGTGGCGGCACGGGAGGTAGCGGGTTCATGTTGTTCATGGAGTTGGCGGGACGGTAAGTGGGGGGCGGGCCACCGGGGACATCGGCCTGCCCACGCAATTTGTCGGAGTCAGGACGGCGCGCGGACGGAGGTCCTCCAGTTGGTGGTGCCATACCGGGTTGCTGCGGCTGAGTTGTTGTCTGTTGAGCAGGAGGGAGGCTCGGGGTTGAATCTTGATTCTGTATATACAGGGCGTGGTTCACAGCGGGAGAGTTGGTTGCTGATTGCAGTTTGGCCGAACGCTGGTCCGAGTCGGCGATAGGCGATTCATGCGAGAACTGAGAGACTGTTTCAGGGTTCTGAAACTGTGCGCTGGGGCCCAAGTGTGCGGGAGCTGATCGTAGATCTCCACCTTGATTACCACCCTGGTGATAGTTGCCTTGCTGTTGGGCGTTCGGGAATTGATAAGGTTGTTGCGAAGGCGAATGCTGTGGTGGGTTGAGAGGTGATTGTTGCTGGTCGTACACGTTCGTCTCGTAACCACTTTGTGATTGTTGTTCCTCCGTATGTACCTGAACGTGGGTTTGCGGCTGTTGTTGGTGCAGCTGCTGCTGTAGCGGGGCCtggctctggttctggtGATAGACGGCGGCGTCCTCGTAAggcggctgctgctgctgctgctgatgttgttgttggtctaCTTCACCAGAAACTTGGCGAATGGTGTTGTGGAGCGAAATTCGTGAAGTCTGTGAAGGTGGTGGCAGGTTAGATTGATGGGCGGTATAGTGTTCATTGATATCGTCGAGACCTTGGCGAGACGAAAGCTGGGGTAAAGGGGAACGTTGACTATTGGGGAGCTGCTGGACCTGCTAAGGAGCTCAGCTTGAGCTGGCGGACGCGGTGAGGGCGACTAATGCCAATGGCATGGCACCGTAGCCAGAATTAACGACtggggcttgggcttgggctagGGATGATGAAAGGAGATTGGGTCAAATTCTGGACTGGGCTTGACGACTGTGGCTGGCCGAGTGCTTCGCTGAGTAACAGGTAGAGCAGAGAGGAAGACAGAGTGAGATTGGGAGTGGGAGAGGGGTGTTGGGCTGGGCTGAGAGAGGGGAAGAGACAAGTGAACAAACGAGATAGGAAGACTGGGGGTTCCAGCTCATAACTGGTAAGGAGTGGAACAAGAAAAGCAGGGAACGATTCAGAAGAGAAAGGCGGTGGATTGCTCACCCGCTTGGAAGGGCGACGTGCAAGGCCGCCAGTATTATCGTAGGATTGGTTGTTATTGTGGCCGATGCTTATGCTatggtggtgttggccgTCAGATGCCCCACGATTGGACCCAGAAAATATGCCCTTAATCAATTTTCGAGTCGAGCGCTTCTCAACAGGAGCTGTTTGCTGTTGTGCTTGTACCTgtgcttgctgctgctgctgctgctgttgtagcTGCTGGGGTAGAATTTGGCCGTAACGGTTCAGGTCCTCTACGGATGAGGTCTGAAGGCTATAAGGCGTGGCAGCGCTATAACGAATACTCTGCGAACGGCCCAGGCTCGCGTCGTTGAATTCGCTCTGCGGCTGATGAGGATCAAATGCGACGTTAGAAAGGTTGGaactctgctgctgctgtaaagaaggaggaagttGATTAATGTTAGCACCGGTTGTGCTACTGGCGGCTGAAGGCGAGCTATAGAGATGCGGCGGGGGAGGGGCGCCAGCGGAAgcggaggagggggagggcAGTAACGGTAGAGAaccttgaggctgctgctgctggggaTGTTGGAGATGCAACGGCGGCTGTTGATTCTGCAGGTAGTGAGAGGGGGGAGGCGGCTGTTGTGAATCAAAGGACTCGCTCGAGCTGAAGGCAGTGTTATGGGACGAGGACAAGGCTGAATGGGGGTTTATGGTGGAAGGATTGTTGGCGCTCGCATTAGCACTGGCAGCGTTGGCATTGGCACCGACCGAGTGCGAGTGGCCGAAGTGGGCGCCGTGGGAGGCTGAGTCTGCCTCGTCAAGGAgttgctggtgctgctgaACTTGATAGTGTTGATCCGGCTGGATCTGCTGAGCCTGGTGGCTTGGTTGACGCTGGTGGCCTGCCGCTTGAGGAGTCGCAGCACTACCGCCTGTCGGAGTCTGGCTGTTGTTCGTCGGGGTTGAAGTCGCAGGCGTCTTGGACGAGTTTCGCGGCTCACTGAGCGCATGCGATGACCGGTTGCTGTGCTTGCCGAGGAAGTTCCTCATACTGCGATTGCGATTGTCGTTGCGGACGGCAGATGAGGAGGGAGTTCGGAGGAGGTAATCGCGCACAGCGAGTGTTGAGGTGAGGTCGGAGAGAATGGAACAGGCGGAAGTTATGGGACGTAGATGAGAGAGATAGAGTCTAATGCCAACCAAGGGTAGGTGAGGTAAGTCAAGTCCTGTAACTACTGAGGTAGGTCACCTATCGAAATCAGGGCAGTACATCAAAGCAATGCACTTCTTGGAGCCACCTACCTActaaagtacctacctatagaAGCAATGGGGGGCACCGATCGGACGGGACGGGACACGACGCAAGCTGATTGAGCTATCCCGTTCTGCCTGTGTCTAGGTGGGTGCCGGTGCTGAACCCGCTGCCACGGATGAGCCGTAGTTAGTGGATGTTCAGCGCCTTACTTGCTACCCTGCTACCTAAGTATGGATGTACGTGAAGACCTCGTGGACACCAAACATCCCTGGATTCCT is part of the Fusarium fujikuroi IMI 58289 draft genome, chromosome FFUJ_chr07 genome and encodes:
- a CDS encoding putative protein phosphatase 2A, yielding MADAPNSGDELYPIAVLIDELKHDDVLLRLNAIHRLSTIALALGAERTREELIPFLDESVEDEDEVLVALSEELGGFVEYVGGPQWGHVLLSPLENLASIEEPVVRDKAVESLNKICTELSSQQVEEYFIPLTIRLAKADWFTSKVSGCGLFTSPYNKVSPPVQEQLRQQFGLLVHDETPMVRRQAATNLAKFVKEMPATIVVDEMIPLFQHLAQDDQDSVRLLTVEVLISIAEAVPKEQQASHGVLLTALRNLIEDKSWRVRYMIADRFEKIAKAVDEEVVSRDLVPAFVKLLKDNEAEVRTAIAGQIPGFCALVDRNVLLNDIMGSIEDLVSDTSQHVRAALGTQISGLAPILGKQETIDHLLPMFLQMLKDEFPEVRLHIISKLELVNQVIGIDLLSQSLLPAIVQLAEDKQWRVRLAIIEYIPLLASQLGVQFFDEKLSNLCMGWLGDTVFSIREAATHNLKKLTEVFGVEWASEAIIPKVMAMGNHPNYLYRMTTCFAISTLASVVSMDVIAKSILPMLDKLVTDDIPNIRFNVAKTYRVLINVLRRLPDEGTLYDLEKQGSEITPSPRGSELIQQRVVPNLEKLQKDDDVDVRYFATTAAAEISGPIAGGEPMNTSP
- a CDS encoding related to anther-expressed protein SLL2-S9 — encoded protein: MSSNGKPQHLEPSKLGTKQYWDDLYTNEITNHAADPSDIGTVWFDDSDAEAKILEFLDGLIDPSDPDSPVLSHDTTTFLDLGCGNGSLLFSLRQEDWSARALGVDYSPQSIALARQITTTKDDLEKPVEFEEWDLIAGPYSPVLNGEQIEGWDVVLDKGTFDAISLSDEKDAQGRRLCECYRERVLPLVRKGGIFLVTSCNWTETELRGWFEKTSEEGFQVVGRVEYRSFSFGGHKGQTISTLCFRRV
- a CDS encoding probable TIF6-translation initiation factor 6 (eIF6), encoding MAVRAQFENSNEVGVFSTLTNSYALVALGASENFYSVFEAELQDIIPTVRTTIAGTRIIGRMTAGNRKGLLVPTTTTDQELQHLRNSLPDSVRIQRIEERLSALGNVIVTNDHIALVHPDLERETEEIIADVLGVEVFRQTVADNVLVGSYMSLSNQGGLVHPKTPIQDQDELSSLLQVPLVAGSVNRGSNVVGAGMVVNDWLAVTGLDTTATELSVIESVFRLGEGQGPSNINTSMKDTMVESFY